In the Artemia franciscana chromosome 1, ASM3288406v1, whole genome shotgun sequence genome, one interval contains:
- the LOC136024696 gene encoding heterogeneous nuclear ribonucleoprotein A/B-like — translation MENLNNQYQQDQPMEEVSNGQEHTEGHHQGEKNSHLVGKDEEKKLFVGALSWETTEKDLREHFSKYGEIEGINVKVDPVTGRSRGFAFINFKTPNALDDAINAGEHVINSKKVDVKKAKARTGKIFVGGLVPEISDDDIKAYFGQFGNIVEVELPFDKTKNQRKAFCFITYDDEKVANELVKKSKQTIKDKEVDIKKATPKDAMMMPPMRGGRGGLRGMRGGAGMGRGGAWVAPGSFGYGGGYGGYGGGYGDDAYGGAGYDYYGSGYGGGYGGGYEGYGYNGGYGGYSGPTRGGKARGTRGGQRHAPY, via the coding sequence GACACCATCAAGGCGAAAAAAATTCCCACTTGGTTGGTAAGGACGAAGAGAAGAAACTGTTCGTTGGCGCCTTAAGCTGGGAAACAACCGAGAAGGACTTGAGGGAGCATTTCTCAAAATATGGTGAAATTGAAGGAATTAACGTCAAAGTTGACCCAGTCACCGGCAGATCTCGAGGTTTCGCTTTCATTAATTTCAAGACCCCTAATGCCCTAGATGATGCCATTAATGCAGGTGAACATGTGATCAACAGCAAAAAAGTTGACGTCAAGAAAGCTAAGGCTCGTACCGGCAAAATCTTCGTTGGTGGTCTAGTACCTGAAATCAGTGATGACGATATTAAAGCATATTTTGGACAGTTTGGCAATATTGTTGAAGTTGAATTGCCATTTGATAAGACCAAGAATCAAAGAAAAGCTTTCTGCTTCATCACCTAtgatgatgaaaaagttgctaatGAATTGGttaagaaatcaaaacaaaccataAAAGATAAAGAGGTTGATATTAAGAAAGCAACTCCCAAAGATGCTATGATGATGCCCCCAATGAGAGGCGGTCGAGGTGGACTTCGTGGAATGCGTGGCGGTGCTGGTATGGGTCGGGGAGGAGCATGGGTAGCACCAGGTAGCTTTGGCTATGGTGGGGGCTATGGTGGGTATGGCGGTGGATATGGTGATGATGCCTACGGAGGAGCTGGTTATGACTATTATGGCAGTGGGTACGGAGGTGGATATGGTGGTGGCTATGAAGGATATGGCTACAATGGTGGATATGGTGGCTACAGCGGTCCTACCCGAGGCGGAAAAGCAAGGGGTACACGGGGAGGCCAAAGGCACGCACCATATTAG